The region AAATCCTTACTTTACTTCAAATTTAGAATGAATTTGTCTACATTAAAGCTAGCATTTCATTCCAACCAAGCGcctattttacattttcaccTGTCTTTAAGATTGTCGTTGTCGTAaaattttatggattttttggTAAAGGAACAAGACGAATGCAATTTATGGTAATGTTATAAGTTATGCGTCGTTATGCGTGATCATCttaaatttatgaaaccaCGACGCTgacgctttccatttttttctttgcaaaatTAAATCCATAGTTTATGAATCCACGTTATATTTGAGTGGGTCACTGATAAGAAACAATCGCTACCTGGCGAGCAGCTCGCCATTCGCAACAGTGGATCCTTCCAAGAGGATGCAGAGATCTTCATTTAGATAGAGGACCGATAGGACTCCTAACCGCGCGCGCAAGCAATAAAGATACTACATTATATTCGCTTTTTGTTCCCCCCCGCAGTTGGTGGAgctgaaaaatggcgaaacatATAACGGACACCTGGTGAGCTGTGACACCTGGATGAATATTAATCTGCGGGAGGTCATCTGCACCTCAAAGGTAAGCCACTGACGCCTGCGCACGAATCGACGCTGCAGTGCTTATGGTTATGATCAaactttttcttcccttcACTCCATTCCCTAGGATGGTGATAAGTTTTGGCGAATGCCGGAATGCTACATCCGGGGCAGCACGATCAAATATTTGCGCATCCCGGACGAGGTGATCGACATGGTGAAGGAGGACGTACAGGCAAAGTCGCGCAACCGGGCAGAAATGAACAAGGGCGGACGAAATCAGAACCAGGGtcgaggcggtggtggtggtggcggaggaggcggcggcggcgctggtagagatggtggcggtgggcgAAACAATATGAATGCCAACAATCGTAACACCTTCGGCGGCAACCGTGGCGGTAACCGTTCCGGACTGGGGAACCCAAATCGAAATGCTCAGAATAAGAAATAAAAGGCGGCcacacgctgctggtggacaCTGGAATGGATTGGAATCATCGccctcgtcgtcaccgtcgtcgtcatggacGTCTCGTATTATTTTTGGTAATTTACTAAGGTTTCCCACTAAGGCCCCCCTTCGCGCAGAGGCGGTACGATGAATCCTTATGAAGCTCGCGATTGGATTGGAGGGTGGGGAGGGCAGAGCGGGAAAAAGCGGGACACACATTTCCATCCACCGCGTCTTTCCTTATTTGGTGGCCACTGCTGTGCCCGTGCTCATTGACCGGTTCGATTTCGGAGATGGACCGCCGATTGAtgcaataaacaaaaaaaactatcaacatGGGCTACCCCCCATTCATATTCATAATTCAACGGGAACGGTTATTCGGACGCCGCGGCGGTGTCGATTATGGGTAGTTTCGGAAATTTAAATGTGTCATTATTCGCCACTTTGATTCGTCGTCGGCGTACAGGCTCATTAGCATCTTGTTTGGGAATTgccgaagcgagcgaacgagcgagcaggcGACCGTCATCTCCAGCGAGTTCCAGTGTATCATCATGCGATCATCTCTGTGAAGTAGGGTATTACCATCGGAAGGCAGGCGTAATTAATTGTCaagaaatgtaatttaaataaatatggAATTTGTGAATTTGCAAATGTGGGTTTTTGCCGTTCTGCGATAAGCACGCGATAATGCGCGAAAACAATACTTGGATATTCGATTAGTACATCAAGTAGGCAAACTAATAACTATCACAGTAACCTTAGCTTGCGATGAAAGTTGCGATTGTTAGTTTGCGTGTTACCAAGTGCAGTTCCTAGTTCCCCACCAGATTATATCGCCCGAAAATCCTTGATTGGTAAGACCTTTTTATTTCGTTCTACTCATTGCTCAAAGCACTTTACCGCTCTTGGCTCTTGGGTGTGACATTTAGATAAAGCATCAAAAGCATCTTGATGAATCATCGCACCTTGCCTTGTCTTCTCAAAAAGCGTTCCACATCATCTCGGTATCATGCCACTCTACCAGGCACAAGTCGCTGCGACTCATCAGGGATGCCATTTTCACGACTGCTCGTCTGATGTATGAATGGCAGGCACGCTGGACAGGCTGCTCAGGCTGGGGCTCATAAAATAAGCGATCAAAAGCATTCCACCAGccggcaccaacagcaccccATTCTATCATTCTGCTGCGGTCTGCGGTTCTCCATaactgatggaggaccgagcAAACCTTGGTTTTGATGAGCCTGAAACCGCACCCGATCATTCCTCGCGTTCTAGATGCGCGTTCCAACGTTATTTTATGGATGAGCTTAACGAAATCCTCTAGCGgtcagtccgtccgtccggaaTCGTTTAGTCACACAGTTGCCCACACGGAACCGATCTCTATTCTGATCTGATCCCCACCAAAATGGATGGGCCTTTGGGGGATTCGTCAGAGCTTTTGTGCAGGCCCCTCAAGCCTCTTCCTTCACGAATCACCTCCCGGGCTCCTTTGTGTCACTTTGAGGCGAACCAACGGATTCTGGATGCTTCGCCTTCCACCCGGCTCCATTCTTTCGTGACATTCAAAGGTGTCCGTATCATCAAAATCTGTTTCTCTTcttatgtgtttttttagtCTTTCATTTCGTTATTTCCATACCACAAAAGTTGGGACGTCGGACACCGTCCGTCTTTTCACAATCTGTCTCGTCCATTTCGATGAGCGACAGAATCGACGTCAGAGACGAACCTAAAACCTCAACAAAGAACTACAATGAGCCGCGAGTAAGGGAGATAAGGGAGGAAACCCCCCCTTTGAAGTCATGTGCGTGCGGTCAAAGCAAGCTTCAACGTCGCAGCACACACTGAGGAtcacgccaaaaaaaaaaactcgccaCCTCCAAAAGCCGCCCGTCACGCCGGACATACCGTACGGATGGACGGAAAAGGCGACGGATAagtttaatttctttttgtatAAATTATTACCCCGCAGATCGGCCGGTTCGCGCCTGCTTCGTTCTCTTGCGCTtcttttggttgtttggttgattcCAGATTCCCTACGGGACAACGGTGCCTCGCTGGCGGCGGCAACAGCGTCCAACAGCATCATTCTTAACTGATTCTCAGGTGAAACATCACCGAGGCGAAAGGGTCAAgggggagaaaagggagaattCTGGCCGGCATCCGCGACCTCGACCGCGAATCCCAGGAGCACAGGGTGGCGAAAAGATAGTTGTGTTAAATTTTATTCAAGTCTTTGGTTATGTTTATCTCGAATATTATTTTACGTAAATATTATTTACGGGTCAATCATAGTACGCCAAGATGAGGTTCTTTTCTAATCGCAGTAACCTTTAGAGGAATAGCGAATCATTGCAAATTGTTAGTTCGAAAGCATCTGATAAGTGAAAACCATAACTTTATCTTTTTTCACCAacttttacaacaaaaaatataaaatccCACAGCCAAAAGAAACACCCTACACGGCATATGCTACTCCGGAAGGAAAGATGGACAGCACACGCACCACAGCAGACCGACTGATAAGCCCCCCATCCGCAGCCAACGATCCAACGGTTTCAAGCTGGAGCCTGACTGGcggccgtccgttcgtccggtcAGTATCCAATCAGGACGGAACGAATCTCTCCCCCCTGATCCCTGCCCCCCTTTTACTGAAATTGAACTTCCATCACACACTGGCACGTACCGGGACcccgtttgtggtggtggaggaaaaaacgaaagaattgGCCTCGTAAAGCCTCGATccacaccgtgcaccgtgaaCCCActcgagtcgtcgtcgtccgggtccagcagcatcaccacacgATCTCCTCTTGCGTTGTGCGAagtggaagagagcgagaattaATCGTTTGAAATCTGTTAAAAACGACACCTCGACCAAATTGAATAAAAGCTGGtgtgaaatgaaaggaaaccGGTTTTCGAGCTCGGCCCgttcttttcgctctctctctcggtattCTCGAGTGGTGTTCTAAGGCTGCGATCGCTCTCGTTCACTTCGCTTATGCTCCACCATGGTCCATTCCTGTTGGGGTCCATGCCTGACCACGAGATGAGGTTCTGTTGtgactcctgctgctgcactcttGAGCGAAAGGGCGCGAACGTGCACGCCCAGGGGAGAAGGTGGAAATGCGGAACTCCGAGCCGAGCCACAGCATGAGCACAGCGCGATCCTCGCAGTGGACGGAGGAAGGGTACATGAGCGAAAACCTATGTCCGTATGTTGTCGCGAGCATTGTTCGCGAGTGTGAGGCGGCATTCGACTGTCGAAGCCGTCGATGACCGCAACCGACCGCGTGTATGTTGCGGCCGATGGTCACGTTTTTTTCTTGCCGAGCATTGTACGTGGGCCAACGGTTGCACTATGGGATGATCCTTGGTCTGCTTTGATGTTCGCAAGAATTGATCTCAAAAATAAGATCAAGAGCATCTTTTGCACGATCGTTTAAAACAATATATCTAAAATTTAATCTTCTACAAGACAAAACATATGATCctgttttaatatttaacaAATTCATAAAGATAATCCTATTAATCGAGAATAAATTCCACATTTTAATCGCCGTTTTATTCTTTTAGGTCTTCCGGATGGACTGTAGAGACGTGGTAGACCCTAATTGAGATGGATTGATCCAAAATTACAGAGAAAACACGCCAGTTGTAGCTGTAAACAAGTAATTCAACTCTATTCCTCACAAACATAACACTAATTGTTACACAGCAACGAATGGATCCCATAGTTTCGTCCACCGTAAtcctggtggtgatgtgcCGCAAAACATTGCTTCAACATAAATATCGCGTGTAGCGCGGGACCCCAGTACCCGGTTCCATCGCCCCACGAGGTTACCCACTCGATCGCGCATTGAACTCGAACGAATGAGCGAGCACGCGCTCCGACCGAGCACCTAACCAGTCCGAGCAAGCGTTTCCCGATCTCGATTGCTCGTTGCCAGGGAAAAACATGTCCCAGAAGGCAGGACGAACGACGCAAGAGCAGTGGAAAAGCGGACGGGTCAGTAAATGTGATTTCACACCGTGTCGGAGAATGCAATTGCCAGTTTCcgtgctgccgatgctgctgctgctgctgctgctgctgctgctgctgctgaagaggTGTTGTACCGAACGACGCTAATTTGCTCTCCGTTTGCATGCCGGGTTGCCGTGGCGTATcgtaccggtaccggcggtcgtttcattttccaagaaCCATCTTTACCGTATATGGGAtcagcttcttctgctctttgGCTCCGGTAACGATTGGTGCCAATTTATGGGGCCGTCGATGGTGCGGCGATCAATTtcacttccatttccatctcgcGAACCATTCTTCGCGTAACGAGAGACCGAGCGCACCGTTCTTGGCGTGTTCTTGGTTGCGGCTGTTAGAAGGTAATTCTCCCTGTTCTCTTGTTCCAGGACGTGACCTCGGTGGATCGGTGAAATGTGCGCCCATCCCAGGGGATCGGTTCTGAACAattcgaaacataaaaattgcTAATCGATGAATATCGATcgcgcgagcaagcgaacgctTCGCACCACAATTGGTTacggatgctggctggctacatTTAGTCCGCCAGACCCCCAGATCGTCGTCTGCGAAGGTGTTGCGGTGCGCACCATTCTGATGTCATCCTGCTTGACGTATTACCGGTGTGCCGGTTGTGTGTCGCCCGCGGCGTGGCCAGAAGGAGGCGACCGGAACCGTGGTTTGCTGCCATAAAATTGGAAATGAGCATCTACGGGCATCGCGGGCGCGGATGGCCTGAAGGACTCCGCCCGATTCGTCACTCTTTTCGCCAGCGGACGGACATACGGTAGGGACGCTTTTCGCAACCATGCGAACGTAGATCCGTTCgtggagatgctgctgctgctgctgctgctgaccatgcTCCGGTGCATGCATAATGTTGCGTGGCGAAAGAGGCTCAAATGAGAACCGAATTCATCAAACCGCCGCGAGgttccgtcgtcgccgtcgtcgtcgtcgacggttcGGGCATCCTTCGCAGCACTTTTATGGCCATAACTGCTTCGTTCCCTTTTCGCGCCTTTCGTGGCTCACGGAGTCGGGGATGCGGTTGCGTTTGCTAAATGCATCTTGCATGTCttaaaatgtttcattctttttcgtTGTAGCCGTTTTCGGTCTCTTctggaaatcgatttcgaCTGCGAAACGTCCAGTGCCTAttacctggtggtggtgccatgCCATATTCTTTGTCCAATTATTATTTCTGACCATTTTGCAACACCTTCACCTGCAGGCAGGTCGGTGGAGCAGAAGAGTGAAGCGTACCCGGGTAATGGGGGGTttttaaaacgaaaataatgatttttcaGTTTTGGCCACAATATCTTCTTATCGCCCTCGTACCGGGAAATACTTATTGGTGTTTTAAACGTTGCTTTACAGTGGGGTTATTCGCCATTTCATCCTTAGCCAAGGGTAtaattttgaaacaatttaaaaaagttttatGCGACATTGGCGTTTACAGTAATGTATTGAGTAATTAGTGCTAATGATTTTAAATGGTTTTACTTTAATATGTCACTTTATAACTTGTTGGTGGCATTTAAAGGTCAAATTGTTACGGCTTCTCTTTCAATTTAGCTGGGTTCatgctgttctttttttaGCAAAAGATTTGttaagatgacgatgatgttgcttTTCCCATCATAATTTTTTGCAACTAATGTGCATCTGACGACTTTTTGGCTCTACTTTTCGGAAACATAAACGTAGGATGATCAATTGCTAGAATATCTGGATATCATCcatatgctgctgcaaatTCTATTCCTATAAAGTACATCACTTAAAATTCGCTGGTCACAAAAGTATTCAAATAACATTCGGAATTATTTGCTTCTAAATTTATAAACCTTCTTTACGTGATCTGCTGTTCTTTTAAAATAAGGTGTCAAAGTTTAACTAAAAATGCTACTAACGAACGCCAACACCAAAGAATATACATTCACAACGCACCATGTGTAATGCATAATCTATAACCGGAgtacaaaaaacaacccacaaaaaagggggcttCACCCATCGTTTAAATCGTTTAGATTATAAAGGAAACCCCGGGAGGAAACTCACCCTCACCACTGACCGGCCACATGGCCACGGCACGAGCCTCAAACGGACGGCGGAAATATCGATTGGCCCCCGGTTTTATCTGTTGAATTCACTCAATCTTACACTTCAACGCCCATTCCCTAGGGCCCATCTGGCCATGGTCTGCACCGATCATCactctcatcgtcatcatgatcatcatcatcagcgggcGGACAGGCGGATGAAAGTGATCTACCGTAATTAATTCCGGAAACAATCGGATTCCGGCGATCAGTAGACGGTGGTGCACAGCGAGGGCAACAGGATGCTATTAGCATCCAGATCCCACACCAACCGTGGCCACGTGTTCTACGGAAGCTGCGAGAATCATCGTTTCCTCACACATTAGTCCGCGATCGGTGGAGGGGGTACGGACCCCCAATCGCACCATaattacaacaacaaaacgcgcTGATTAGAGGGATTTCTCCAAAAAGCCCGGCCAGGTCCGGCCCAGCCCGAACGAAATTATCGCTCCGGTAATCACATAAttacccccctttttctgagcgttctcgcgcacacacgtCGCTCGATTCCTCGTACGTTTCGACAATGTGTCTGCCCGGCTCTTTCCCCCCGTTGGCTGCCTCTAGTTGGGCGCGGTGATGGATTGAGCATTTcgatggtagcagcaacaccaccaccaatccggTTCTCCATCCTGATGTTGCTCCTTGAGACGGACCCTGCAATCAACCGgacccctttttgggagggg is a window of Anopheles aquasalis chromosome 2, idAnoAquaMG_Q_19, whole genome shotgun sequence DNA encoding:
- the LOC126572491 gene encoding U6 snRNA-associated Sm-like protein LSm4, which translates into the protein MLPLSLLKTAQSHPMLVELKNGETYNGHLVSCDTWMNINLREVICTSKDGDKFWRMPECYIRGSTIKYLRIPDEVIDMVKEDVQAKSRNRAEMNKGGRNQNQGRGGGGGGGGGGGGAGRDGGGGRNNMNANNRNTFGGNRGGNRSGLGNPNRNAQNKK